A window of Rhipicephalus microplus isolate Deutch F79 chromosome X, USDA_Rmic, whole genome shotgun sequence genomic DNA:
TGCTGCTGGGGCTGGAGGACGGCTGGCCGCACACGCGGTGGTGGTTCTCCCAGTCCTTGTGCTGGCAGAAGGCGCCGCAGTAGCGCGCCACATTGCAGCCGCTGCACGTCTCGTTCGCCTTGCGTCCACAGTTCCAGCAGTTCTGCTTTAAAGGGCCGAGAAACAGAGAAAACAAGGTCAAAAACACATCCGTCCTTCCTGGCTCCACTACAGGTGCATCCGCATGACCCCACAAGATGAGCGAGCTGGGCACCAAAGCTTCGCACTCACCTCGGTCGAATCCTCCTGATGGTTTACGGCAGCCAGTGCCTCCTCGGCGGCCTGGCGTCGCGCCTCGCCCAGCAGCCGCTCCATCTTGGTGCGCTCGGCTGCCACTAGCTCGCTGGCTTTGGATTCGGCGGCCGACACAGCTTTTTGGAGCTCGGCCACGGCCTGTCGCTTGACCTCGTTTACGGCCTCTTCTGCAAGTACACGACACACCCTTTTGCAGTGCTACCGCGGTCAATAAAACACAGTTCAAAGAAGCGCACTTTCCGACGCACGATAATATGCTCGGCGGTGTACCACACGCCCCATGAATGCTCCCGAAAAATTTCTGACATTTCAGTTCCTAACTTTATTACACTCTTTTTCGCCCCATCGAGATCAAAGTCCAGCGTCCTCTCTAAATGCAGTTAGTGTAAGCCTGACGAAGGTCATCGGAAACACAACAGAATCAGCAGATTATGCGTTTTTCTGGGCAATCCTGGCAATCATAACAAGCCGATGTTACTTGAAATTTTTATGTATTATTGGTGCTACTTTATCTTTTCTTGTTGCTTCATGTGGCTCAAAATGAAATGGTAAACACCCAAGAGCACGCCGTTCAAGGTGAGCCAGTGGAAATAGAGACAATATTGCGTCAAACTTAGACAATAGTCATTTGAAACCTCGCACAACTTCACCACTATTTCGCAATCGCTTGACCAAACGCGTCAATAACCGACGCATCCTGCTTCGGCCATTGAGCACATTACTTAAATGTTATTCGACACCCCAAATAAGCCTTATTTGAAAAGTCACACCAGGTGTGACTTTTCAAGGTAATGTATCCCGTGTTCTTGCAAAGCTACGACGGCTGCACGTAGAGACCTTTGATGGCTGCCAAATCCCATCGGctcacggacagacagatgagaTTTCAACTTAAAAGGACGCGTTTATTTGCGCTCTTGTCCTTACCCCAATCCTTGCTACGCGCTCTTAGCGCGCAGCCCTTTTAAAGGCTATGTGTGGCACCTCAGCGAGGAAACCGTAAGAAAACACCGCAGCAGGATGCCGTCGTGGCAGCGTCGGCATCATCATCAGTGCCAACTACGCAGACGTAGGCACAATCCACGCCGGCACGCTCCAAGAAAACCCAGCCACAGAAGGTCAGTAGCCACCGCACTGCCACCCTCTCCCCGGCTTCGAGCAAGGCGAAGGTGCAGACCGGAGCTCCCTCGTCTCCTGCCACGGCCGTGGCTTTCTGCGAGGGATACCCCCTTGGCAGCAACACCTCCTCATCTCGTCCTTCAACTACTGCTGCCGCCGAGCAAACGGCGTCCAACCCCAGTGCGCGCGGCGTGCCCCCAAGCACGTCTTCGCGTTTCGATGGTCTCCGCGTCGTTGAAGACCTTCCTTTGAGTGAATGTGTGGCCACCATCGTCTTTCGGCCCATCGGGAAGAAGGCCAACTTCCTGGATGCGTCGAGGGATGTGATCGCCGCCTTCCTTTCGGAGTTCCCAGCCACCAAGTGAGTGCGAGTGAATTTCCGGTGCAACCTCGTTGCTATCGACACCCACCCTACCGCCGATCTCACCGCCCTACTCCAGGTTGGGACGATCTGCGAGATCAAGGTTCGAGCTTTACAACTCGACCTGAACACCCCTGTTGGCATGGTTTTTGGAGTGGACCCAACGATCCCCTTCGAGGACTTCGCCGACAACATTGCTTCACCAGTGCCTCTCGTGTCCGGTGTATGCAGAGGCAACTGCCTCACACTCACCTTCGCTGGGACTACCGTTCCGCAGGATATACTGCTTTACAAGCAAAGGCACCCCCCCCCCGTTCAACCCCGCCAGCCCCGGCCCACGCAGTGTTCCCGTTACGGCCGCTTCGGGCATGCAACCGCCACCTGCTCTCGAGACGAACGGTGCCTGCGCTGCGGCATAGAGCACGCCCTAGGATCATGTGCAGCACACCCTCGTTGCGTAAACTGTCGCGAGAAACATCCTGCAACTGAGCTGTGCTGTCCAGCCTGGCAGCTCCATCGCAGGGCAGCGGTCATCATGGCCTCAACTGACGGCACCATGACTCACTGCCAAGCCATGGAGCACGCTAGGACCCCTGGCAGCAGCGCTTCCATCATCAAGGGACGCTCCTTCGGAGATGCGCTCGTCGGTACCGGTGACACGACCTGGCGACACGACCTCGGAGGCCGCCCCTCGTCCTACAACCAGAACGCCCGTCGTTCCCACTACAACGACAACGGCCTCGCCCTCATTTACAACTCAGCCGGCCCCTACCGTCGTCCAAAAGCGCTCGACGGCGATGCAGACACCACGCGCTTTTTCACAACCGCCGGTTCCTGTCGCCGTCCCTAGAAGCACGACGACTGAGCCCGCTTCCTCGACCTCGCAAGAACTTGACATCAAAACCAGGAATGACATCTTGACTGGTCTTGCTTCGGGACTTCGAATGACGCTCAGGGCCCTCCCAGTTGGCTCCCACGAGCGCAATTTTTGTGTTGTGCCCCTGCTCGCCTTCGAGTCCAAGGCGAATAGGTTTGGCCTCTCTCTGGCCGAACCGGCTGCACTTCGTGAGTTCTTCCCTAGCCCGTGTTAAAACGTGCACACCACTGTACTCTCAACCTTCTTGGTGGTGTTCTCAGTCGACTGCGTGTGGCATGCGGGTCTTCTTGCGCGCGCGCATCTGGCAAATCGAATgcgccttttaaatgcgaagcattgcttagcgaacttcggcgactttatctatctatctatccatccatccatccatccatccatccgcttacgtttgggttaTCTCGTGGCCGCCCCATTTACTtggagtgaaccaaaattagcatgagagggtcagattgtttgacgaatacgacacgcttgtgaagacatgaataatgtcacaatcctgtcgaatacgtcgtcaaacacttctcgccagacagtggcacataaccatgggcgggtatgtgcctctggtatgcgggtatgtgccacaggtgattgacacttggtatctactgaagaactacgagaacacacatgggcaattttaacgcccGAGTGTTAGGAAATACCTGACGTCAGTAGCGTCGACCtgacgagtcccagctggaatcgaacccaagcattctgggtgccaatgaagcattctaccacagagctacgccaggtctaggaactacttttaaaatagatGTTAATCCTCGTGGAATGttaatagtggtttcagtgctgcctgcccaatcttataaacattacatatgtactattttgatacagccgtcaggtCGCATTAACGTCAGATgtgattagttgccatgcgctgaagttggtttatgtagcagtCTCCAGGGCAAGAATCTTCCCTTGCATCAGCACTTCACATaagcttctgatgttgctaatacgcatgttccagttgccatcgttgtgcaagtgcaaacaatcggttatataaacatcttcagctcttcaacatatgtctgtgtgcgacatttgtacattaaTTTGGCGTCATTCCATGGCGTGTCACTCCATAAAAaatttgcaacacggtcacctttcttgcgcatgcttcgcgtaacgtggATTCtcaggtacatgggatctgccgaattttttcccCCTCTGCCTTTCTCTTGCCTCTTTTCTCCTTTCCCTTCAATTCCCATTCCCCCATCCCCTGCagagaactgtggaggtgccctcgttTCAGAGAGGCAGTAACAGAACTGCGTTTATTTCATCCTTTTTCCCTTTTCAAAGTCACTTAAGTGTACGGCTCACGTTAGTGTGGCTTTGACGTCGAATGTCTCAGCTAGTATTTTGAAAACTTCACACCTACTGGGATTTGTGGCTCATGATATCCTGTACAGAGGGCTCGGCTCTCGTCTAGAAACCACCGTAAAACACTGGGCATTCGGTTTAGTTCAACTAAATTTCTGTATCACCATTTCTGTCTTTCTTGAGCAGCAGATTGTCACATGTGAAACGTTGAGTTCCCATGTTCCAGACGAGTATGTATGTAAAGTGAAAGGCCACTCACTCACTTACTTACTTACTCACTCACTCTGTCAGCCAACTTAACCGACATTGTTTGTTTATCGTTACTGTAATTCAAAGTGTACAGATATTTTTGTATACTTTTGTAGAGATACGCCCGCTGAAGCTGAGATCTGTCTTCACTGCGGGAACTGAGCACAATGACACAGGGTTGCAGAGTAAAAATAATTGACACACAGAAAACCAATGtataccaaataaaaaaaataaataatgcaagAGACCCACAGCACCGAGGATAACACAATAAAACTCGTGAGTCATTTGAGCATCCCCCGTGTTCACATTAGTTTCGTTAATCCACGTGTGGCTTTTTTCAACATGGAAGTGTACCAAGCTCACTAACTTTCCTTGCTTCAGGAGGTACGCGTGTGAATATTTGGCATGAATATATCTGCCCTTTGTGAACAAGATTCGATTCTTATTTTCTCGTAAATGCACAAGaagcattcgttttttttttcttcatccctCTGCAGGGGCGATGAACCAGAAGGACACATCACCCCACTGATCGCTTGAATAAATAGAGAGAGCATGCCTTAAttgaagataataataataattgttggggtttaacatcccaaaacaaccatatgattgtgagagacgccatagtggaaagtttgggaaatttcaaccacccagggttctttaacgtgaacctatCTTTAAACACAGGGACATCAagtattttcgcttccatcgaaaatgcggctgccgcgaccgggattcgatcccttgacctgcgagtcagcagccgagtggctTAGCCGCTAGAACACCGTGGCGAGTCTTATTTATTTTAAGAATTTCCCGCTTTCTTGAACGAGCAGTAATATTTCACTCAGTTTGTGTCAGATGTTAACAACGCGATGTTCTGGCCACGGCTACGGTCAAGTTAGGGACCAACACCTAAATATATGATTTTCCACCATTTACTGCACGCGACAGGCTGATACGAAAACAGAACTGAGAGACAATGAAAGCTCACCTGCGCGACGCCGGACCTCGGAGACCCTGTCTATCTCAGCGGCTGATTTGTAGTGCGCCATGAGGTCCCGTTTCTTGAGATCGTAGTCGACGTCGAGGTGGCGTCGACTGCCCGTCCACACGGATGCCGAGAAATCGGGCCGCTCTGCTTGACTGCGATGTTGCAGAATGGCGATGGCACGCTTGGTCTTTTCAACCATGCCCAGTATGCAGTTCAGCATCTGCGGAACGCAAAGCAGCGCGTGAACGCAGCAGTTGCTGCGAGTGGTGTTTTCCCACCCATGGCTAATAAAGATACATCGTTAGCTTGTTAGCTAGAGATTGTACTGGTTTGTACTAGTTTGCACAGCCTTCAGCATTTTTTATAATATCGCGCGAGCCTCGACCGCAACCAGTAAAAGCGCCTTACAACGGCGATAATCTGCGAGACAAACAGCAGTACGCGCAGGCGCACGAAACAGCGCTAGCGCAACCGTTGCCTGCCAGGCTGTTCCTCTCAGGACGAAACACTCCCTTTCTTTGTTAAAGGTGCCCGGAGTGCACACAGTCGTTGATAGAAACATCACGAACGTATAGCTTCTTTTAAATTTCCACGTTTGCATTCAACGGCATGCATTGCTGCCTATACTGGCACCTTCTTTAGGTGAAATAAGCTGACAAATACCATGCggtaaaataatgttttttttttttgctgttgaccACATTGTATTACTTTTTTTGTTTAAGTTTTCCTGGGCATCAACTTTGAGCAGTTCTTTGACTGCAATCACAGGAAAGATCTACATGAGTCAGTAGATCACAGTTttaagttgtgcacgtggttttgttcacatcgttcttattatctttttttttttccttttaaagaGACTAATACAGTCATTGTGGTGGGGCGCGCATCGTCCTGAAAGAAACAGCGTGGCAGACGACGCTTGCGCTGCTTTGTGCGCCTGCGCGTTCTGTTGCCGGTCTCGTAGATAGTCGCCGTTGAAAGGCGCTGATACGGCGTGCCGTCGACACTCGCGCGATATTATTAAAAATGCTGGAGGCTGTACATGCTGCTACTGCCAGTTGCTGGATCGGTTGGTATGTCGGCGGGCATCGTTTATAGATAGATTTTCAAAATCTCTCAGCGCACTGAATGCGAGTACTATTAAACGGGCTCATATATTCACTGTACGCTGACCGACAAGGAAGCATCAGAAAGCACATCACATGTTTTGCGCAAAAAATAGCAATCAGTGCACATTCTACGCCCCATGCCACTCATAATTAGGCAAAATGTTTCGCGAATAGATATTCACTATTGTGTGGATACTGCACTACTAGGTGGCCCAAGGTGCTTGCTTAAAGGACACCTCATTATACCACATAGAAAACTTCAGTTTTGCGGTGTTGCCTTTATCCCTTCTGAGCAGTTTATGCGGTGCTAGGGTGCCTCAGTATCCCCTTGACCCGCCAATACGTGAGTCGGAAAAGGACGACAGCGAGGCTCTTTTGTGCACGGCACGTCACGATCAGATCAGAGTCGTACGTCATCGCCACATCTTGGAGCACGGCGTGCACAAGGAGAAGAGAAGACGACGCTCAGTTGGAGCTTTTTTCGCGGCACGTGTCACGGTAACTCTTGACAGACACGATCGTGAGGTCACAATATAAGCATTGCGCTTGTCATTTTAAAATGACCTGACTGGTGAGGGGCCTCCCTTCTATCAGTGTAACACGAGCCCGATGACTGTAAATATACAAGAGTGACGAGAATTGTGGGCAgtcatagggggggggggggtgattcctaaatgaaaagaagggaaaagtAAGCCCCGTAACTCTCTCTCAGGGGGagcacacctcaacagtagctcacgagaggtgggggtaaaggaggaaggataggattaaaaggtaaagagacagagagaaaggagagagagcgaggcacagggacagcgaacgacagaaaacgatggaagtaaagaggagataggaaagatggacatgatCGCACGATtccgaggacgaggcaccactcagcgagagctcttgtcgccggcaggagatggcgtagggcgagctcagttggtcagagctgcgctgtcgtcggagataagcgggggcacaaccggtctgAACGACATCCACAGAGCGAGTCATAGGGATTACTCTTCTGGTCGCCTGACATGAGTTTACAAcatcatgtttttgttttttgcgcgtGTGTGTTGGCACTGAACTAAAGTAGAAGAAGCAAAAACGATTTGTGACATCGCCTGCGACTAAGTTTCATACAATCATACCTTGGTATGATATGTGGTGTATGGTACAGCTGTAGGTGACATTTTTGGTGCGGCGAAGGAATGTTAAGACCTATACGACCATGGTCGATCATCAAAGTTGCACGATGTCACGCTGTTTCTACATTGAGGCAGGTGGACCAGGAGGGAAAATGATGTGTGCTATTTTACACTTGCCAAGGGGATGTTGAAAGATGAGAAAGCACGAAGAAGACACTCGATCACACGCCATCACATATTGACGCGCAAAAGATAAATATACAATAATAATCTTGTACACTGCTAACTTTAGTTCCGTGTCACGAAATAATAATTATAGAGTACACGGCTAAGAGCAACAACTTCTATATACACAGTGCGCTGGCAGAGCAGAAGTTATCAACCAATAATAATATAGAAATAAACGAAATCAAGAAAGtataaaatatgttttttttgcaGCTACAGACATGCCTTTTACCGAGACTTGGAGAGTCGACAGCGCCCTCTGAAGCTTCTGAAAGTTGAATAGGTTGTAGAACAAAGTACTCACAGTGTTGATGTTCTTCCATTCGTCCTCCATGTCCCGATCCTCGGGGTAATCCCTATGCAGCATTCCTAGCGAGGagaaaaagaattgaaaaaaaagaggaCGCATTACGATATGATGGCAACGCCCATCAGGGTAACTTAACGGCTAAACTGTTGCACTGTTCCAATCGAGGACACGCCTTCAAGTCTCGGCTCCGACGACCGCTTTTCAATGAGGGCGAAAATGCAAAGAAACATCCACGTATTTAAATTTAGGCACATGTTAAAGAATCCCGTGGTTAGAGTTAATCCAGAGTCGAACACTACGGCGTGCCTAATAAGCGTTGAATTTATTAATTTTTTGCACGTAAATAACCTAGGCGTTCATTATTTCATGTCAGTGGAGAGCGTAAATGTATAATTTATGCAGACTTGCTCAGCATAGACAGTGCGCAAAGTGACGAAATGTTAAAACGGGGCTGATCATTCGGCGATCTGCTACAATGTATTCTTCTCGCAGAGTCTTTTATGCTAGGCCAGTATTCCTATTCATTTGACGTTGTGATATACGGACAGCATCGTTAcaggagacatttttttttctttgcgaggtAACTCTCTAGCTTGACGAAATATTAGTAGAGCTTTTACCTAGGGAGTGCAGTGATGTACTTCATACTTCGAATACTAATAGAATAGTCTCTTATCTTCGATTCGTATTCAATTCGAGAAGTTATTATTCGAAGGTTTTGAATATTCGCGTTTTCTAATatataaggaagaaaaaaaaagcacttattGAAATATCAATGACGAGAGAAAGGCGGATGTGAGTACTTTGTTGTATTGTGTTGCGGGGCATTTGTTACAGAAGGACACGAATTCGTGAATGAGTGCAAAGGCCAAGTAACTTCAATACAAGTATGCCCATTCATACAATTAAAATGACGCACTTTTAGGGAGGCTGTAGACGCATTTTTGTGGATTTAGTATTTGGCCGCAATGACAATGCTTGTATCCATTTAAAACAACGTACGGTGCGTTTACCTCATATGTCTTCCTTTCAGCATCGACAGTGCATGCCTGGTAGCAGGTTTCCTTGTTAATTTGTGAGAACCAATCACTGCTGTGCGCTCTTAAAGTAAACCTTCTTATCTTCGTGCCTTTATTTCTCCCTATATATAATTTGTCAcagactgcattttttttttacccggCGTCACGCCGAGTTAACAGGCGCCGCGTTTCTCCCTGTGACCGTGAGACCACTTGGACATCCAAAGAACTTCAGTTTGAGCCGCCAAAACCTGGTGATATGTTCGTCTCGGAGGGACACCGCTGAGGATTGGCCCTTTGTACATGACTGGACCCATTTAAATAGCCATCCTTTCCCCCAAGAAGAGAATGCGCGGCAGAAAGGGGATTTAGACGCACGATATCGCCCGGCTAATAGTTGCTTGTAGAACATGAGGTATAAGGGATCATCGCGTAACTTATTTAGAACTTTTTACTGTGGCTTTGTATCGGGTGGCCACCTGAACTTAGCCGTTCGTCCAGTTGAGACGTGTAATCAACATCTGCCTCGTAGACATCGCAACTTCCAACGCAGGTTAAATCAACCTGCCTGGCTTCACCGTCCAGCCGCAGCTCCCGGAAACATCAGCGTTGCAACGCCGCCggcatcgcagtcgtgccagaactcttcaaaccttctcgcatccgatcatcGTGGACTCAACACTGCCGGTAATCGCACGTATGCCATCACCTGTTGATACTTCTGAACTTTCGCATGTTTAGCTGCTGTTTAATTATTGAACAGTTTTTTTTACTTGTAAGATCGTTTGTTGTTTTTATATTTATGTTTGTAGTTTGTTTGAAGTGTTTCATTCCTTGTGCCGCATACAAGTATATTAAAATCGCCGTTTCGTTTTCCCGCACACGTCCCTGATCTCTTCACAGCTCtacttgcgtacggaacgaagtAACCTGCTGTCATTCTCACTGCCGACTTCGCACCGGTGACGCTAGAGCGGCAGTTTGTAAAAATGATAAAAAACTTGAGTCTTTGTTATGCATAAGCTCACCACTTTCCCATTTCTTTCATTTCGTCTTTCACATCCCCCACAAGCTAATTAATGTTAATGTACGGCTACAGGCGTTTTGAACCACTATGCGATTAATATATTAATCACAATGAATATGTTACTTGACCCCCTGTTCAAGTTAACAAAAATAGTCGCATATATGCCggcagttcatcacagaatgcgggCGTTCCGACTACAACGTCACCCATAGGTACGCAGAGATCGCCGACGAACAGTAACTGACCATTTTTTTCATCTGCATCCGCCAATCTGAATCGTCCATGCTGCCCTTTTCGTAACCCCGCGTTTTGTAGCATGCGCAGCTAATGTATTTTTACGAGATAACGACGCCCATTGCCATACTAACGGGTTCATGTAATACCTTGTAAGCACAACACGAGTAGGATGTACTATCccgttctagtacactctaatacGAGGCTTGTGCAAGGGCTCAGTTTCGCTGCATCACGATAACGAGGCTAACGGTCATTTAGCCAAGTGGAGTGCGCACCATGAGCCAGCAGAGGCACCTTTAGCACTGTTGCTGCACCGCGTTTAACTGGCATGAGAGTAGAGTTCACAGGTATTGTCACAGGTATTGTCTTACTACGAAAACAACTACAGCCACTTAGTTGTCCTAGCTCTCAAGACGAAGGCTGTGCGTACCATAGCAAGGCCTGTAGAAGTCCCTGTCAAGGCGATCGTAGCGATCGTAGCGGTCCCGGAATAGCGGCGTCGATGCTTCCTCAAAACGAAAGGCCGCGGGAGGTGGATGGGCGGCGTGCGCGCCGACTCCGGGGCTGAGCCTCGCCGTTCCGGGACTCGCCGAGAGGGGCTGGTGGCGCTTGGCCACCGGCGGGCCGCCTTCTTCCAACACCACCGCAGCACCGACGGCTGACGCCGCGTGGCCGTTCTCCTTCGGCCGACTGCAATGTGCAAATTAGCGTTACGTTTGGATCCAGCTAGTCGTTGAGACGATGGCCTGCTAACCATCGTACACAGCTGGCGTGCTACTCAAGATGGGTACGATGAATAGTGAAACACCAGTTGTACACAGTGCAGGATATAGAACGTAATCAAGGTCTACGGCAGCATTCAACGAAGCGAAGTATATTAATGTGACCTGCGTCTATAAAGAAGCGTCAATGTGTCTTCGTTGCGTGAGGAGAGTGCCCATAATAAACGTTCAGTTCGGGCATTAATACTTTTCTTAGACAAGCTTCCCACGAACGGAACGTGCGTCACAAGTAAAAAAGTAAGCCTGAAAGTAAAAAACGGTGATAAGGAGAATTAGACAAAGAGCCCTTTCCGTATTATCAGTACCTAAGTCTGGCATCGCTGCATGCGATTAAACTTGTGCAGCTA
This region includes:
- the LOC119187486 gene encoding protein CBFA2T1 isoform X3, which translates into the protein MYGALGIFRWKGLDRRYLAATTTPSLGSGGSSSQHQGCKMPDSPQDIKPLSPTQLPKVSSMQGVNGTHSPPCNAGNPVPVCANPVAVRSLSPPSDSNHGSGSTGVSSSTAASNVSASSANIASVSGLVEAPTGVVLGARQLSKVKRFLTTLQQFASDVSPDVGERVHGLILGLVSSTISIEDFHHSIQDITNYPLRPFVVPFLKSHLPLLQTELVHYARAAKQSPAQYLRQHEQLVLDQPGGEPFEIFQPDAKEGAPLKRRTPPDGRPKENGHAASAVGAAVVLEEGGPPVAKRHQPLSASPGTARLSPGVGAHAAHPPPAAFRFEEASTPLFRDRYDRYDRLDRDFYRPCYGMLHRDYPEDRDMEDEWKNINTMLNCILGMVEKTKRAIAILQHRSQAERPDFSASVWTGSRRHLDVDYDLKKRDLMAHYKSAAEIDRVSEVRRRAEEAVNEVKRQAVAELQKAVSAAESKASELVAAERTKMERLLGEARRQAAEEALAAVNHQEDSTEQNCWNCGRKANETCSGCNVARYCGAFCQHKDWENHHRVCGQPSSSPSSSGGGPIGKRSPTPPRRLEGKVDSRH
- the LOC119187486 gene encoding protein CBFA2T1 isoform X4; the protein is MPDSPQDIKPLSPTQLPKVSSMQGVNGTHSPPCNAGNPVPVCANPVAVRSLSPPSDSNHGSGSTGVSSSTAASNVSASSANIASVSGLVEAPTGVVLGARQLSKVKRFLTTLQQFASDVSPDVGERVHGLILGLVSSTISIEDFHHSIQDITNYPLRPFVVPFLKSHLPLLQTELVHYARAAKQSPAQYLRQHEQLVLDQPGGEPFEIFQPDAKEGAPLKRRTPPDGRPKENGHAASAVGAAVVLEEGGPPVAKRHQPLSASPGTARLSPGVGAHAAHPPPAAFRFEEASTPLFRDRYDRYDRLDRDFYRPCYGMLHRDYPEDRDMEDEWKNINTMLNCILGMVEKTKRAIAILQHRSQAERPDFSASVWTGSRRHLDVDYDLKKRDLMAHYKSAAEIDRVSEVRRRAEEAVNEVKRQAVAELQKAVSAAESKASELVAAERTKMERLLGEARRQAAEEALAAVNHQEDSTEQNCWNCGRKANETCSGCNVARYCGAFCQHKDWENHHRVCGQPSSSPSSSGGGPIGKRSPTPPRRLEGKVDSRH